A window from Schistocerca gregaria isolate iqSchGreg1 chromosome 8, iqSchGreg1.2, whole genome shotgun sequence encodes these proteins:
- the LOC126285040 gene encoding uncharacterized protein LOC126285040, whose amino-acid sequence MSLREVALPAKGVADRRPSGPARATELIPVAAPSGPPLMTNRLTTTDHDRNDSSDSDVLSRDRVFILMNKLAHGGSYPGRKDDEATILAFCHIRKGATLPYTRQQVSGVPPRAPPVESRESAVPAVAASAGVAPLASTAEEVDVPPAAPLVSETREEPVATLAAAAEMQDIDLPDANLAEAIAESERRDTDSDAARAPRKRRAMTHDDSDTPSQTSDTARPRKKASRASRPSTTESGTTIAGSSASAASPRPTKTRRPTRPPATSRQPDEDGFVAPPRRRTARAAALQQPTPLPTANAGASVDATEDGAAPPVSAQKKPPPIVIQWAGGYKEFQQKLDRAATSATVKTAGRDLYKVTVSSNEEYRAVMDTISRDGLPGRNHRSGGAAPSRQVHPSTSFAAATKGGPSTATARRSELAAGETRHPAAPSPASPGGEANPTPTRSAWVAAPRRRRRRAGRATHAAARRTADDTLPQQTTAPRATPQPAADASRQSSTTELPQPASPVAEAAPAANAAPSATDAAELPAEGSAASPGGELPPSQPTLDVTTGRCGIDSGIDEAALRELDRANGASGPPSRGTSPRAPRQRQCSTSVPRPSPAPLDMPDISDAVCVSESDSDSVTGYIDDSDIAEGLEESLIALRDAAEEEGLPCDPALRARILFPNAAAADADGDAMQCEMESRKRKPAAASSDSEAAPSEAARGKKQKAAADAEGFAVPRKTAPPPPHCQDVRTLRCLINAPKDPKW is encoded by the exons ATGTCGTTGAGAGAGGTTGCTTTAcctgcgaagggtgtggcggatcgccgcccgTCGGGGCCAGCTCGGGCGACTGAGCTGATCCcggtggcggccccatccggccccccacttatgacgaaccggcttaCGACAACTGACCACGACAGGAATGACTCTTCGGATTCTGATGTGCTCTCTCGTGATCGAGTGTTCATCCTTATGAACAAACTCGCTCACGGGGGTTCCTACCCGGGTCGAAAGGACGACGAGGCGACTATACTCGCCTTCTGTCACATTCGGAAGGGTGCCACTCTGCCGTACACGAGGCAGCAAGTGTCGGGTGTGCCACCGAGAGCCCCGCCGGTTGAATCGCGCGAGTCTGCGGTCCCGGCGGTGGCGGCCTCGGCGGGAGTTGCGCCGCTGGCCTCGACCGCTGAAGAGGTCGATGTGCCCCCGGCTGCACCCCTGGTCTCCGAGACACGAGAAGAGCCCGTGGCTACGCTAGCTGCGGCCGCCGAGATGCAGGATATCGACCTGCCTGACGCAAATTTGGCTGAGGCCATTGCCGAGTCAGAGCGCCGTGACACTGACTCTGACGCTGCCCGTGCGCCCAGAAAGCGCCGGGCTATGACGCATGACGACTCCGACACTCCCTCTCAGACGTCCGACACAGCGAGGCCGCGGAAGAAGGCCTCGAGGGCTTCCCGCCCTTCCACCACGGAGTCTGGGACGACTATCGCGGGCTCCTCCGCGAGCGCCGCCTCGCCGAGACCGACGAAGACGCGGCGGCCCACTCGTCCACCTGCCACCTCCCGGCAGCCGGATGAGGATGGTTTTGTCGCCCCTCCCAGGCGGCGCACTGCCAGGGCTGCTGCGCTGCAGCAACCGACGCCGCTGCCGACCGCCAACGCGGGGGCCAGTGTGGACGCGACTGAAGATGGTGCCGCGCCTCCTGTGTCGGCCCAAAAGAAGCCCCCGCCCATCGTCATCCAATGGGCGGGAGGGTACAAGGAGTTCCAGCAAAAACTAGACAGGGCGGCCACGTCCGCCACTGTCAAGACTGCTGGCCGTGACCTCTACAAGGTCACGGTGTCCTCCAACGAGGAGTACCGCGCGGTGATGGACACCATCTCCAGAGATGGCCTCCC GGGCCGAAACCACCGGAGCGGAGGGGCTGCTCCCTCTCGTCAGGTGCACCCATCCACCAGCTTTGCTGCCGCCACCAAGGGCGGACCATCAACCGCCACCGCCCGACGTTCGGAACTGGCGGCGGGCGAGACGAGGCACCCGGCCGCGCCGTCCCCGGCTTCGCCCGGGGGGGAGGCCAACCCAACACCCACGCGGAGCGCGTGGGTTGCCGCCccgcgcaggcgtcgccggcgcgcGGGCCGGGCCACCCATGCCGCTGCACGCCGGACTGCCGATGACACACTGCCGCAACAGACGACAGCACCTCGTGCTACGCCGCAACCGGCTGCCGACGCTTCGCGGCAGTCGTCTACTACGGAGTTGCCGCAACCGGCCTCCCCAGTGGCGGAGGCCGCCCCAGCGGCCAACGCCGCCCCCTCGGCCACCGATGCAGCCGAGCTCC ctgcagaaggaagtgctgcgtcccccggcggcgaactgccgccgtcgcagcctacactggacgtcacaactgggcgatgcggcatcgattcaggaatcgatgaagccgcccttagggagttagatagggcaaatggcgcgtcagggcccccttcacgtgggaccagcccgcgcgcgccgaggcaaaggcagtgttccacgagtgtcccccgcccctcgcccgccccactcgatatgccagacatttccgatgccgtctgcgtctctgagtcggacagtgactccgtcactggctacatcgacgacagcgacatcgcggagggcctagaggagagtcttatcgccctccgcgacgccgcggaagaggagggactgccctgtgaccccgctctgcgggcgcggattctcttccctaacgccgctgccgctgacgccgacggcgacgccatgcaatgcgagatggagtcgcgtaagaggaaaccagcggccgcctcttccgactccgaagctgccccctccgaggccgctcgtgggaagaagcagaaggccgccgccgacgctgagggcttcgccgtccccaggaagacggcacccccgccgccgcattgtcaagac